The segment TTTATTTTTTTGTCTTTATAATTTTTAACGATGAGGTTCCTTATTTGTTCATCATTATAGCTCACCATTTTTTCACCTGTGTTGTAGCTATAGGCATCTGCAGTCCGTGCGAATAGAAGCCGCAGAAAATCATAAATCTCTGTGATTGTGCCTACAGTACTTCTTGGATTTTTGCTGGTGGTTTTTTGTTCTATGGCTATAACAGGAGATAAACCTTCAATTTTATCCACATCCGGACGTTCCAGGCCTCCCAGGAATTGCCTGGCATAAGCTGAAAAGGTTTCTATATAACGACGTTGACCTTCAGCATAAATCGTATCAAATGCGAGAGAAGATTTACCTGAACCTGATAAACCTGTAATAACAACCAATTTTTCCCGGGGTATAGTGACATCGATATTCTTTAAATTATGAACTCTGGCCCCCAGAACTTCAATATATTCTTCCTCTTTCACCATATTTAAAATCAAGGGGGCAAAGGTACTTAAACTGTTGCTAACTAAAAAGTAAGCTTAAACCTAAACCTGTTAAGAATTAGGTAAATAAAAAGTTTATTTAAACAATTTATAAAATGAAGGAATTATTCTTATATTAGGATAATTTTAATAGGAGAAATTAAATTCTTCCTAAAAATTTTCAAGCAGGAAAAAGGAAGGACCAAATAATTTATCTTAGCAATAATTATTCCCCCCAGGATTTTTTATGTCATAATCCCCCCTTGAATAAAAAATTCAGTTTATCCCTACACCCCGGGTATTTTTAAAATACTCTTATAAAATTCTATTACGGCCCCCCAAAAATTTTGAAAAGGTATTACCTAATTGGTAATTGTTGACGCTGTCCCCGTTTACAATTGCTACCTACAGGTAAAGGAATTTATAATGGAATAATATAATAAATCCAATGTGGGATGAATATTGAGAAAAAACAATTACTGCTTATTAGTAACAATGCAAAATTTGTTACGGAAATTAAAGAGGGGCTAAGTTTACATTTTGAAATAAATGTGGTGAATGGAATTCACTCCGGGTACCACACGGCCCTTGGTTTATTACCCGATATTATTTTACTGGATCATCCTTCCCTTGATTCCAAAAGTTTTAAAAATCTCGCAAATTTTAAGTCGACACATTTCCTGAACAAGTGCTGGTTAATTATGTATGCAGAAGAATCTTCCAGGCGTACAGTGGAAAAAAGTTATTCAGGAATTACAGATGAGATATTCTATTCTTCTACAGAACCTTCTTTGTTGGCCGGAAAAATTATTAAGCGTGTTTACTCCAATTTTTCCCTTACTAATTATTGGAAAGATTCTTTTATGGGTCTTTTTAATTTACTGGCTAATCCTGTAGTCCTTTTGGAGCAGGACAATATAATACAAATGAATGATGCGTTTAAACAAACGTTTAAGGTTGAAAGTACCGATGGGATTAAACTTACTGATTTTGTGAAATGTGAAAACAAGGCAAAGGTGAAAGAAAGCCTCCGAAATTTTGCAAGGGGGAAACATATGAAGGCAGTGACCAGAACAGTTTTGCGACTTAAAAATGACAAGGTTAGAAATGCAAAAATCAGTTTTTCAAAACTAGATAAGATGATCAATGGTCAATATATTATGATGATACATTTTTCTGAAGAAGTGGAGTTGGTAACAGAGAATATAGGCACAAATTCATCAATAGTAGAAAATTGTTTCGAAGACAATGCCAGAATAGCCGATTTCAGTTTTACCAAAAGAGAAAAGGAAATAATCCAGTTATTATGTAAAGGATATAAGACGAAAGAGATTTCAGAAACTTTGTTTATTTCTCCCAAAACAATTGAAAAACACCGGGCAAATATTATCAAACGTACAAATTCTGAAACTATACTGGAGAGTATTATTTATGCTATAAGCCATAATCTTATAGATCTCCAGGTGGCTTAACAAATGCTTAACCTATTTTATAAGGGAATTCCCCCATTGGTTTAAGACAGGAATGAATATAAATTTACCTCAATAAGAATGACACCCCCACTCTGCTTCTTATTGTTTACAAACCCCACTTTTTTAGTTCTAACTATGGTAGATTTTCCTGAAAGGGTATTTGCATATATAATTTATTGACCATTCTAAATATTATTAACTAAAACTATTTTTAACTATGAAAAACTTTAAACTATCCATTGCCTATCTGGCAATGTTTGCAATGATCTTTACTTCCTGTAGTAAAGAAGAAGTGGGAGGGGCAAACCAGGATTCAGATATGGCCACTTTATCCTTTGGGGCCATTGTAAATGACATTGTTACAAATCGTGCTTCCAAGCAGGCCATTGGCGATTTGCCTGATTGTACAGATGACGAACCTGCCTATGTGGAAATCGTACTTATGATGGGAGATGATGAAGTAGTAGGTACTTCAGAAGATCCTTATAGAGTAGATCTTGTTGCAGGCGAGGTTTTTACCGTGGAAGATGAAGCATTAGAGCTTACTCCCGGCGACTACACTTTAAGTCATTTTTCTGTTTATAATGCCGACGGAGATCTTATCTGGATTGCGCCAAGAACAGGTAGCCCTCTTGGAGAGTTTGTGGACATTACTTTACCATTAGACATCGATCTAAGAGCAGGAGTGAAGAAGTATGTTGATGTAAATGTACTTTGTTTTGATAACCGTAATGTTAACCAATATGGATATTTATTCTTTGAATTAATTCCTACAGAGCTTATTGAATTTTGCTTCTTTGCAAACTATTGTCCAACAGATGAAGGTGGAAGAGATTATCCTGCACGTTATAGTGTAAGCATCTGGCAGGGAACTAATGCTAACGGTACACCTTTATACACTAATGTTATAAATAATACTGATCAATACGATAACGGTGACTTTTATGCAACACCTTTATGTTTTGCATTACCAAACAATGATAATCCAAACCAGCCATACTTATATTATGAGGTTACTTTGCTAGACTGGGATGCTAATTATGGAGATGCAGAAGATTTAGTTATCCGCGGGACCTTAACAGCTCAGGACATCTATGATAATTTCGATGGCGATGATAACGTAAATTATGAGCACTTAAGATTTGGATGTGAAGTAGTTAATTGCCCTGGAGTTCCAACTCCTGGAGATATGGATGGAGATTGTATTCCTGACGGTGAGGATCCATGTCCTCAAGTACCATCTAGTCAGGATATGGACGGAGATTGTATACCTGATGGTGAGGATCCTTGTCCTGCTGTGCACACAGACCAGGATATGGATGGAGATTGTATTCCTGATGGCCAGGACAACTGTCCAGAAGTTGCCAATCCTGACCAGGAAGATTCTGACAATGATGGTATAGGTGATGCTTGTGATGAAGATGGCGGTGACGATTGTGAAACTGCTATTATGTGGGGTGATACTGAGCTAAATGATCTTGACGGAGTTCCTGCAAACAGATGGGGATGGGTTGAGCATTTCCAAGGAGATGAATTAGAAGATGGAGAGTATCAGTTTAATTATTACGCTGCTGCCGGACAAAATGAAGTTAGCAATGGTTATTTAGCCGGAGTAGTTACTATTATTGTTGCAGGTAATGATGTACACGTTCAAATTGATCTTGAAGATGGTGTTTCTCTGGATGAAGCTCATGTATATTTTAGTAGCACTAATGCACCAACCACTACAGCTTTTGGACAATGGACTTCTAATTTAGGAGAGAATCCATCGACAGAAGGAAACTTAGTTAGCTATACCAGAGATGGAGATTTCTGGATTGGCTTCCACGGTGTAGTTTGTAGATAATTTTTAACTGTCCGGGGGAAAATCCTCCCCGGACAGTTTTTACTTTGATTTTTTTAAATTATTGATTTGGAGGTGAATAAAAATTATTCATCGTCCGAAAGGGAAATCCTATTTCCAATCTAAAGTAGTATTAACCAAAACTAAATATTATAAACTAAAACAACTATTATCATGAAAAATTTTAAATCCTCCCTAAGCATGGTGGCAATTTTTGCCTTACTGCTTACCTCTTGTAGTAAAGATAATGATCCGGGCATTGCTCAGGATGGAGAGAAAACCACTCTGTCTTTTGGCGCATTATTAAATGACCTGGTTACTAACAGGGCCGCATCAAAACAATCAATTGGAGACCTTCCGGAATGTTCAAACGATGCACCAGCTTTTGTAGAAATAGCACTTTCCCTTGATGGTACTTCTGTAGTAGGAACTACCAGTGATCCTTTTAGAATTGACCTTGTTGCAGGACAGATCTTTACCGAAGAAGTTCCTGAACTGGAATTAGTTCCTGACAATTATACACTGGAATATTTTACAGTACATAATGCTGATGGAGAAGTTATCTGGATCGCACCAAGATCTGGAAGCGCTCTTGGCGAATTTGTAGATACAGCTCTTCCTTTAAATATTGACTTAAGGGCCGGAGTTAAAAAGTATGTAGATGTTGAAGTTCTTTGTTTTGACAACAGGGATGTAAACCAATATGGATACCTGTTCTTTGAAATTGATACGAATGAGGCTATCGAGTTCTGTATCTTCGGTAACTATTGTCCACCAGCAGGGGATGGTCGTCACTATCCTGCATCTTACAGTGTAAGCGTATGGTCTGGAACCAGTGCGGCAGGAGCAGTACTTTATACAGATGTTCAGAACACTACCGGTTATTATGATAATGGTGATTTTTATGCAGAACCTGTGTGTTTCGCCTTGCCTGATACAGAAGGAGCAGACAATTATTACTTTGAAATTACTCTAAGATCATCTGACGAGTATGGTGAGGTTAATGAAAGAGTAATTAGAAGAGGTACAATCACAGATGATATTGTAAGAGGCTTCTTTGATGGAGAGGACAATCTTGATTATTATCACTTTAGAGAAGGATGTGGAGAAGATGGTCCTCCAATTTTTGAAGTTCCTGGATCAGATTCTGTACTTTATAAAACCTGTGCATATCCAATAAACGGTACAACATCTGTAGCTTTGGCTGTCTTTGAACTTATGGACAATCAATTAAAAGCAACTGTTGTTGCCGCAAATGTAACTCCTGGTCGTACTCATCTTCAACACCTTCACGGGTTTACAAATGGAACAAACTCTACCTGTCCTCCTATGAGTGCAGATGAGAATAATGATGGTTTAATAAGTATATCTGAAGGAGCACCATTTTATGGTCCTGTTCAACTGCCTCTAAATTATGCAGATAATAGCTTCCCAACGGCAGATGCCAATGGGTGGTACACTTATCAAAGAACTTTTGATGTTACTGGATTAACATTACCATCTCTGGAAGATCTTTCTTTAGTAGTTCATGGACGTATGGTTAATGGTAATTACGAGGCTACACTTCCTGTAGCTTGTGGAGAAGTT is part of the Antarcticibacterium sp. 1MA-6-2 genome and harbors:
- a CDS encoding response regulator transcription factor, which produces MNIEKKQLLLISNNAKFVTEIKEGLSLHFEINVVNGIHSGYHTALGLLPDIILLDHPSLDSKSFKNLANFKSTHFLNKCWLIMYAEESSRRTVEKSYSGITDEIFYSSTEPSLLAGKIIKRVYSNFSLTNYWKDSFMGLFNLLANPVVLLEQDNIIQMNDAFKQTFKVESTDGIKLTDFVKCENKAKVKESLRNFARGKHMKAVTRTVLRLKNDKVRNAKISFSKLDKMINGQYIMMIHFSEEVELVTENIGTNSSIVENCFEDNARIADFSFTKREKEIIQLLCKGYKTKEISETLFISPKTIEKHRANIIKRTNSETILESIIYAISHNLIDLQVA
- a CDS encoding thrombospondin type 3 repeat-containing protein, coding for MKNFKLSIAYLAMFAMIFTSCSKEEVGGANQDSDMATLSFGAIVNDIVTNRASKQAIGDLPDCTDDEPAYVEIVLMMGDDEVVGTSEDPYRVDLVAGEVFTVEDEALELTPGDYTLSHFSVYNADGDLIWIAPRTGSPLGEFVDITLPLDIDLRAGVKKYVDVNVLCFDNRNVNQYGYLFFELIPTELIEFCFFANYCPTDEGGRDYPARYSVSIWQGTNANGTPLYTNVINNTDQYDNGDFYATPLCFALPNNDNPNQPYLYYEVTLLDWDANYGDAEDLVIRGTLTAQDIYDNFDGDDNVNYEHLRFGCEVVNCPGVPTPGDMDGDCIPDGEDPCPQVPSSQDMDGDCIPDGEDPCPAVHTDQDMDGDCIPDGQDNCPEVANPDQEDSDNDGIGDACDEDGGDDCETAIMWGDTELNDLDGVPANRWGWVEHFQGDELEDGEYQFNYYAAAGQNEVSNGYLAGVVTIIVAGNDVHVQIDLEDGVSLDEAHVYFSSTNAPTTTAFGQWTSNLGENPSTEGNLVSYTRDGDFWIGFHGVVCR